The following are encoded in a window of Bos indicus isolate NIAB-ARS_2022 breed Sahiwal x Tharparkar chromosome 7, NIAB-ARS_B.indTharparkar_mat_pri_1.0, whole genome shotgun sequence genomic DNA:
- the LOC109561275 gene encoding mitochondrial ornithine transporter 2, with protein MKSSPAIQAAIDLTAGALGGTACVLTGQPFDTMKVKMQTFPGLYKGLTDCALKTYSQVGLRGFYKGTGPALMAYVAENSVLFMCYGFCQHFVRKVAGLDEQAKLNDLQTAAAGSIASAFAALALCPTELVKCRLQTMHELEMSGRIAKSHDTVWSVVKSILRKDGPWGFYHGLTSTLFQVVPGYFFFFGGYELSRSFFASGGSKDELGPVPLMLSGGIAGICLWFVIYPVDCIKSRIQVLSMFGKQTGFIRTLLSVVRTEGIAALYSGLKATLIRAFPANAALFLAYEYSRKMMMSQFEAY; from the coding sequence ATGAAATCCAGTCCTGCTATCCAGGCTGCCATCGACCTCACCGCGGGGGCCCTGGGGGGCACAGCGTGCGTCCTGACCGGGCAGCCCTTCGACACTATGAAGGTGAAGATGCAGACGTTCCCCGGCCTGTACAAGGGCCTCACCGACTGTGCCCTGAAGACGTACTCCCAGGTGGGCTTGCGGGGCTTCTACAAGGGGACCGGCCCCGCGCTAATGGCCTACGTCGCCGAGAACTCGGTCCTCTTCATGTGCTACGGCTTCTGCCAACATTTCGTTAGGAAAGTGGCTGGACTGGACGAGCAGGCGAAGCTGAATGATCTGCAAACTGCGGCCGCAGGTTCCATCGCCTCAGCGTTTGCCGCGCTGGCCCTGTGCCCCACTGAGCTCGTGAAGTGCCGGCTGCAGACCATGCACGAACTGGAGATGTCAGGGAGGATAGCCAAAAGCCATGATACAGTTTGGTCCGTCGTGAAGAGTATCCTTAGAAAGGATGGCCCCTGGGGCTTCTACCACGGACTCACCAGTACTCTGTTTCAAGTAGTACCAGGCTATTTCTTCTTCTTCGGTGGCTATGAACTGAGCCGATCGTTTTTTGCCTCCGGGGGTTCAAAAGATGAACTAGGCCCTGTCCCCTTGATGTTAAGTGGTGGAATTGCTGGCATTTGCCTTTGGTTTGTCATATACCCCGTGGATTGTATCAAATCCAGAATTCAGGTTCTTTCCATGTTTGGAAAACAGACAGGATTCATCAGAACTCTTTTAAGTGTTGTGAGAACCGAAGGAATAGCAGCTTTATATTCTGGTCTGAAAGCTACTCTGATTCGAGCgtttcctgccaatgcagcacTATTTTTGGCTTATGAATACAGCAGGAAAATGATGATGAGCCAGTTTGAAGCATATTGA